One genomic region from Drosophila busckii strain San Diego stock center, stock number 13000-0081.31 chromosome 3R, ASM1175060v1, whole genome shotgun sequence encodes:
- the LOC108602302 gene encoding V-set and immunoglobulin domain-containing protein 10 yields MLLEHFMALLVIMGLTSTFDSIQHKQYFALASELSNLIPDNYEGYEPQFDNSTEREIIAALGTTARMHCRVRNLGDRAVSWIRQRDLHILTIGIMTYTNDQRFLARHIDNSDEWVLKVVSVQPRDAGVYECQVSTEPKISLAYKLMVVTSKAQILSNRELYIQSGSDINLTCIAPQAPGPYTHMLWHKDTELVSDSTRGGIRVVSEQQMKTSNLVISRVLHTDSGNYTCSADNSNSDSVFVHIIKSEQHAAMQHELGVRLELPSLWLLMSLLLLLHVARRPLTPLA; encoded by the exons ATGTTGTTGGAACACTTTATGGCGCTGCTCGTGATCATGGGACTAACCTCAACATTCGACAGCATCCAGCATAAGCAGTACTTTG CACTTGCCAGCGAGCTCTCGAACTTAATTCCCGACAACTACGAGGGCTATGAACCGCAGTTCGACAACAGCACAGAGCGTGAAATAATCGCCGCCCTGGGCACCACAGCTCGCATGCACTGCCGCGTGCGCAATCTGGGCGATCGCGCCGTCTCCTGGATACGCCAACGAGATCTGCACATACTCACCATTGGCATCATGACCTACACCAACGATCAGCGCTTTCTTGCCCGCCACATCGACAATTCTGATGAGTGGGTGCTCAAGGTGGTGTCCGTGCAGCCGCGAGACGCGGGCGTCTACGAGTGTCAGGTGTCCACCGAGCCCAAAATCAGTCTGGCCTACAAGCTAATGGTTGTGA CATCCAAGGCGCAAATTCTGTCCAATCGCGAGCTGTACATTCAAAGTGGCAGTGACATCAATCTGACGTGCATTGCACCTCAGGCGCCCGGTCCTTACACGCACATGCTCTGGCACAAGGACACGGAATTAGTCAGCGACTCGACGCGCGGCGGCATACGCGTCGTATCCGAGCAACAGATGAAGACAAGCAATCTGGTCATATCGCGTGTACTGCACACGGACTCTGGCAATTACACATGCTCGGCGGATAACTCAA ACTCCGACAGCGTCTTTGTGCATATCATTAAGAGCGAACAACACGCAGCCATGCAGCATGAGTTGGGCGTGCGACTGGAGCTGCCCAGCCTGTGGCTGCTCATgagcctgttgctgctgctacacgTGGCGCGCCGCCCACTGACGCCGCTGGCATAA